Proteins co-encoded in one Garra rufa chromosome 7, GarRuf1.0, whole genome shotgun sequence genomic window:
- the LOC141338135 gene encoding calpain-1 catalytic subunit-like, translated as MSNIAKILSRRQDRGEGVGTNEQAIPYNKQDYQSLKQECLAKGTLFCDPTFPAESDALGYNELGRYSFKTKGVQWKRPKELCSNPEFIVDGAKRTDICQGALGDCWLLAAIASLTLHNEVLERVVPHGQNFTQDYAGIFHFQFWQFGVWVDVVIDDRLPTRDGKLLFVHSAEGSEFWSALLEKAYAKLNGSYEALSGGSTTEGFEDFTGGIAENYELSKAPPYLFKLMQKALTLGSLLGCSIDITSSYESEAVTSLKLVKGHAYSVTGAEEVHSYGHPVQLVRIRNPWGQVEWTGPWSDNSKEWNSVQPEEKAKLDYSGEDGEFWMAYSDFIQQFSKLEICNLTPDTLSSEDVNHWNYSQFEGNWRVGSTAGGCRNNPATFCSNPQFVIKLEEEDDDPHDGEDGCTILVGLMQKDSRKDKRFGRDLNTIGFAIYKVTISTADIISITTNNFTVPDEFRGRNNIHLGPDVLLRQQSIAGSNTFINLREVSERFKLSPGEYVIVPSTFEPHRKGGFILRVFTEKEAAASPMDTEISGDVKKLHISESDVDPHFKHLFNQIAGNDSEVSVFELQQILNSITSKRTDLKTDGFSMETCRHIISLLDEIFKKHDTDNSGTMSSHEMRDAVKEAGFQLNNDVLEVVVSRYANQQFAIDFDCFVGCLIHLEMLFKIFKTFDKKSTGKIELDILQVTQVCAFTVYCDGRAEMSGIAAKLQQNRARAAGVGTNAHAVKFLNQDYEALKRECLESGRLFQDDTFEASISALGFKELGPSSSKVRGVEWLRPKQLTSNPTFISGGATRTDICQGALGDCWLLAAIASLTLNQDVFARVVPSGQNFDSDYAGIFHFQFWQFGEWVDVVIDDRLPTRNKELLFVHSAEGSEFWSALLEKAYAKVNGCYEALSGGSTTEGFEDFTGGIAEVHELAKAGPNLFKVIQKALSWGSLLGCSIDITDSADSEAITSQKLVKGHAYSVTGADEVEYRGNLTKLIRIRNPWGQVEWTGAWSDGSSEWRQISDADREKLSCKAEDGEFWMAFSDFLRLYSRVEICNLTPDALSDDSVNKWALSKFDGNWRKGSTAGGCRNYPNSFWMNPQFLVKLEEQDDDPTDNEVGCSFVVGLIQKNRRKMRKVGEDMHTVGFAIYEVPDEFVGQRNVHLDRNFFQRHASAARSETFVNLREVCSRFCLPPGEYLIVPSTFEPNKDGDFCVRVFSEKQAEFQELDDPVECNVPEINISDGDIDSRFKNMFGQLAGADAEISAFELQNILNKVISKRKDIKTDGFSLDTCRNMVNLLDKDGTGKLGMVEFKILWTKIEKYLDFFCKNDKDQSGTMSSMEMREAIGKAGFSLNNPLHQVLVARYSDCNLTIDFDNFVGCIMRLESMFKTFKLLDKDNTGTVQLNFTEWLSFSML; from the exons ATGTCTAATATCGCAAAAATTCTCTCTAGGAGGCAGGATAGAGGAGAAGGAGTTGGAACAAATGAGCAGGCGATTCCCTACAACAAGCAGGACTACCAGAGCCTGAAGCAGGAGTGTCTGGCCAAAGGAACCCTGTTCTGTGACCCGACCTTCCCCGCTGAATCCGACGCTCTAGGATACAATGAACTCGGGCGGTACTCCTTCAAGACCAAAGGAGTGCAGTGGAAGAGACCTAAG GAGCTCTGCTCAAACCCTGAGTTCATTGTGGACGGAGCCAAGAGGACAGACATCTGCCAGGGAGCCTTAG GTGACTGTTGGTTGCTGGCGGCTATTGCATCTTTGACTCTGCATAATGAGGTTCTGGAACGTGTAGTTCCACATGGACAGAATTTTACACAGGACTATGCCGGCATCTTTCACTTCCAG TTCTGGCAGTTTGGTGTATGGGTGGACGTTGTCATTGATGACCGGCTGCCCACCAGAGATGGGAAGCTGCTGTTTGTTCATTCAGCTGAGGGCTCTGAGTTCTGGAGTGCCCTGTTGGAAAAGGCTTATGCAAa GTTAAACGGCTCATATGAAGCTCTGTCGGGAGGTTCGACCACTGAGGGTTTTGAGGATTTCACTGGAGGCATCGCTGAGAACTATGAGCTGAGCAAAGCTCCTCCATATCTGTTCAAGCTCATGCAGAAAGCATTGACACTGGGATCATTACTGGGCTGCTCCATTGAT ATTACCAGTTCATACGAGTCTGAGGCAGTGACGAGTCTGAAGCTGGTGAAGGGTCATGCCTACTCCGTCACAGGCGCAGAGGAG GTTCATTCCTATGGCCATCCGGTTCAACTAGTGCGTATCAGAAACCCGTGGGGTCAGGTGGAGTGGACGGGCCCTTGGAGTGACAA TTCCAAAGAGTGGAACAGCGTCCAACCAGAGGAGAAAGCTAAACTGGATTATTCAGGTGAAGATGGAGAGTTCTG GATGGCGTATTCGGACTTCATACAGCAGTTCTCAAAGTTGGAGATCTGTAATCTGACACCAGACACTCTTTCAAGCGAAGATGTGAATCACTGGAACTACAGCCAGTTTGAAGGCAACTGGAGAGTGGGATCCACCGCAGGGGGCTGCAGGAACAATCCAG CTACATTCTGCTCCAACCCTCAGTTTGTGATCAAGCTGGAGGAAGAAGATGATGATCCTCATGATGGAGAGGACGGCTGCACGATCCTAGTGGGTCTGATGCAGAAAGATAGCCGTAAAGACAAGCGGTTTGGAAGAGACCTGAACACCATTGGCTTCGCTATCTATAAGGTAACTATTAGTACTGCAGACATCATTTCCATCACCACAAACAACTTCACA GTTCCAGATGAG TTCAGGGGTCGCAATAACATTCATCTCGGTCCTGATGTATTGCTGCGTCAGCAGTCTATTGCCGGGAGCAACACCTTCATCAACCTACGAGAAGTGAGCGAGCGCTTCAAACTGTCTCCGGGTGAATACGTCATCGTCCCCTCCACTTTCGAGCCCCATCGCAAGGGAGGCTTTATACTGCGCGTGTTCACAGAGAAAGAAGCTGCTGCCAG CCCGATGGATACTGAGATCAGTGGAGATGTGAAAAAG CTGCACATATCCGAGAGTGATGTGGACCCACATTTCAAACACCTTTTTAATCAGATTGCTGGAAAT GACTCGGAGGTGTCTGTGTTTGAACTACAGCAGATCCTGAACAGTATTACCTCAAAAC GAACCGATCTGAAGACAGATGGATTTAGTATGGAGACCTGTCGCCACATTATCAGCCTGCTAGAT GAGATTTTTAAGAAGCATGATACAGACAACTCAGGCACTATGAGTTCGCATGAGATGAGAGATGCCGTTAAAGAAGCAG GATTCCAGCTGAACAATGACGTACTTGAGGTGGTAGTCTCACGTTACGCCAATCAGCAGTTCGCCATTGACTTTGATTGCTTCGTCGGCTGCCTGATTCACCTGGAAATGCTTTTTA AAATATTCAAAACGTTCGACAAGAAGAGCACCGGGAAAATCGAGCTGGATATACTGCAGGTGACACAAGT GTGTGCTTTCACTGTTTATTGTGACGGACGCGCAGAGATGTCAGGAATCGCGGCGAAGCTTCAGCAGAACCGGGCGAGAGCAGCGGGCGTCGGTACCAACGCTCATGCGGTCAAATTCCTCAACCAGGACTATGAAGCGCTCAAACGCGAGTGTCTGGAGAGCGGACGCCTGTTTCAGGATGACACGTTTGAAGCTAGTATTTCTGCGCTCGGTTTCAAGGAACTGGGACCAAGCTCATCTAAAGTGCGTGGGGTTGAGTGGCTGAGACCAAAG CAACTGACATCCAACCCAACGTTCATTAGTGGAGGAGCGACCAGAACTGACATCTGCCAGGGTGCTTTGG GTGATTGTTGGCTTCTAGCTGCCATCGCATCTCTTACCCTCAACCAGGACGTGTTCGCCCGTGTGGTCCCGTCTGGACAGAATTTTGACAGTGACTATGCTGGGATATTTCATTTCCAG TTCTGGCAGTTTGGTGAATGGGTGGACGTGGTCATTGACGACCGTCTGCCCACCAGGAACAAAGAGCTGCTGTTCGTCCACTCTGCCGAGGGCTCTGAGTTTTGGAGCGCCCTGCTAGAGAAGGCCTATGCAAA GGTGAACGGCTGCTATGAAGCTCTGTCTGGTGGCAGCACCACCGAGGGCTTTGAGGATTTCACTGGAGGCATCGCTGAGGTCCATGAACTAGCGAAAGCAGGTCCAAACCTCTTCAAAGTCATCCAGAAGGCTTTGAGCTGGGGCTCGCTGCTGGGCTGCTCCATAGAT ATCACAGACTCAGCTGATTCAGAGGCCATTACTAGTCAGAAACTGGTGAAAGGACATGCCTACTCGGTTACAGGAGCCGATGAG GTGGAGTACAGGGGCAACTTAACCAAACTGATCCGGATCAGGAACCCCTGGGGGCAGGTGGAGTGGACCGGAGCCTGGAGCGATGG GTCATCCGAATGGCGTCAGATCAGTGACGCTGACCGTGAAAAACTGAGCTGCAAAGCAGAAGATGGAGAGTTCTG GATGGCGTTCTCTGATTTCCTGCGTCTTTACTCACGGGTGGAGATCTGTAATCTGACCCCTGATGCTCTGTCAGATGACAGTGTTAATAAGTGGGCGCTGTCCAAGTTTGATGGCAACTGGAGGAAAGGATCAACTGCTGGAGGCTGCAGGAATTACCCAA ACTCGTTCTGGATGAACCCTCAGTTTTTGGTCAAGCTGGAGGAGCAGGATGACGACCCGACTGATAATGAAGTGGGATGCAGCTTCGTCGTGGGTCTGATCCAGAAGAACCGCCGCAAAATGAGAAAAGTCGGAGAGGACATGCACACTGTCGGCTTCGCCATCTACGAG GTTCCTGATGAG TTTGTCGGGCAGAGGAACGTCCACCTGGACCGTAATTTCTTTCAGCGACATGCTTCAGCGGCCCGTTCTGAGACCTTCGTCAACCTGCGTGAGGTTTGCTCTCGTTTCTGTCTGCCCCCCGGCGAGTATCTCATCGTCCCGTCCACCTTCGAGCCCAACAAGGATGGGGATTTTTGTGTTCGCGTCTTCTCCGAGAAACAGGCCGAGTTCCA AGAGCTTGATGACCCTGTCGAGTGCAACGTTCCTGAG ATTAACATCAGTGATGGTGATATTGATAGCCGGTTCAAGAATATGTTTGGACAGCTTGCTGGGGCA GATGCAGAAATCTCAGCATTTGAGCTGCAAAATATCCTGAACAAAGTAATATCTAAAC GCAAAGACATTAAAACTGATGGATTTAGTTTGGACACTTGCCGCAACATGGTGAACTTACTGGAT AAAGACGGCACTGGAAAACTGGGCATGGTTGAATTTAAGATTCTCTGGACTAAAATTGAGAAATATCTG GACTTCTTCTGTAAAAACGACAAGGACCAGTCCGGCACAATGAGCTCAATGGAGATGAGAGAAGCCATAGGGAAAGCAG GCTTTTCTCTGAACAACCCTCTGCACCAGGTCTTGGTCGCGCGCTACAGCGACTGCAATCTCACCATCGACTTTGACAACTTTGTGGGCTGTATTATGCGCCTTGAAAGCATGTTCA aaacatTTAAATTGCTGGACAAGGACAACACTGGCACAGTACAGCTGAACTTTACCGAG